One window of the Anaeromyxobacter dehalogenans 2CP-C genome contains the following:
- a CDS encoding type I restriction-modification system subunit M: MRWIAPTEKDVAAATLEKRLWAAADELRANSGLKSAEYSQPILGLIFLKFADARFAVRRAELAKVTTGRRGSRVDDPASYHAEGVLFLASEARFSELLEFPEGGRDGKTLGQAVDDAMRAVERDNEQLAGVLPKTYQQFKARPLKELLKAFSAIPVDLEGDSFGKIYEYFLGEFAMAEGQGGGEFYTPQPIVRLMVEILEPFKGRVLDPACGSGGMFVQSARFVSEHKKNGGLAIHGVEKVDTTGQLCRMNLAVHGLEGDIRHGGEINSYYDDPHNAVGRFDFVLANPPFNVDKVDKDRIRDAVGPGRRFPFGVPNVDNANYLWIQLFYSALNESGRAGFVMASSAPDARASEQELRRKLIESRAVDVIISVGSKMFYTVALPCTLWFLDRGKPKDRRDKVLFIDAQHIYRQVDRAHRDWTEAQIGFLANVARLFRREEVDLTFGGAEAKYRLREVFGNKPTYADVAGFCKAATISEIEKQAWSLNPGRYVGAAQGEEVSDEDFRTQFEGLAEEFETLTAEAREFEKVITKTAAEILG, encoded by the coding sequence ATGCGATGGATCGCCCCCACGGAGAAGGACGTCGCCGCCGCGACGCTGGAGAAGCGCCTCTGGGCCGCAGCGGATGAACTGCGCGCCAACAGCGGCCTGAAGTCCGCAGAGTACAGCCAGCCCATTCTCGGCCTCATCTTCCTGAAGTTCGCCGACGCGAGATTCGCCGTCCGGCGCGCCGAGTTGGCGAAGGTCACGACGGGGCGGCGGGGCTCCCGGGTTGACGACCCTGCCAGCTACCACGCCGAGGGCGTGCTGTTTCTCGCCTCGGAAGCACGCTTCAGCGAGCTTCTGGAGTTCCCCGAAGGAGGCCGCGATGGGAAGACGCTCGGGCAGGCGGTCGACGATGCGATGCGCGCAGTAGAGCGCGACAACGAGCAGCTCGCAGGTGTCCTCCCGAAGACCTACCAGCAATTCAAAGCTCGACCGCTAAAAGAGCTACTGAAGGCGTTCTCGGCAATCCCAGTCGATCTTGAGGGAGACTCTTTCGGGAAGATCTACGAGTACTTTCTTGGTGAGTTTGCGATGGCGGAGGGCCAAGGCGGCGGTGAGTTCTACACGCCACAGCCAATCGTTCGCCTAATGGTGGAGATTCTTGAGCCGTTCAAGGGGCGTGTGCTCGATCCTGCCTGCGGGTCAGGCGGTATGTTCGTGCAGAGCGCCAGATTTGTCTCCGAGCACAAGAAGAACGGCGGCCTCGCAATCCATGGCGTCGAGAAGGTCGACACCACCGGCCAACTCTGCCGCATGAACCTCGCTGTGCATGGGCTTGAGGGTGACATTCGCCACGGCGGCGAGATCAACAGTTACTACGATGACCCGCACAACGCTGTCGGGCGGTTCGACTTCGTATTGGCGAATCCTCCATTTAACGTCGACAAGGTGGACAAAGATCGCATCCGGGACGCGGTCGGCCCAGGGCGTCGCTTCCCGTTCGGAGTTCCGAACGTGGACAACGCGAACTACCTCTGGATTCAACTCTTCTACTCCGCACTGAATGAATCCGGGCGCGCCGGGTTCGTAATGGCGAGCTCTGCTCCGGACGCGCGCGCTTCCGAACAGGAATTACGTCGGAAGCTCATCGAATCCCGCGCGGTCGACGTGATCATCTCGGTCGGGTCGAAGATGTTCTACACCGTCGCGTTGCCCTGCACGCTGTGGTTCCTGGACCGCGGGAAGCCGAAGGACCGACGCGACAAAGTGCTCTTTATCGACGCCCAGCACATCTATCGGCAAGTCGACCGTGCGCACCGGGACTGGACTGAAGCGCAGATCGGTTTCCTCGCGAATGTCGCACGCCTATTTCGTAGGGAGGAGGTGGACCTCACCTTCGGCGGAGCGGAGGCAAAATACCGCCTGCGCGAAGTGTTTGGAAACAAGCCCACGTACGCCGATGTGGCCGGGTTCTGCAAGGCGGCAACGATCTCGGAGATCGAGAAGCAAGCATGGAGTCTCAATCCGGGTCGTTACGTGGGTGCCGCCCAGGGAGAAGAGGTGAGCGACGAAGATTTCAGAACCCAGTTCGAGGGGCTGGCGGAAGAATTTGAAACTCTGACCGCTGAGGCGAGGGAGTTCGAGAAGGTGATCACCAAGACCGCGGCCGAGATACTGGGGTAG
- a CDS encoding restriction endonuclease subunit S, translating into MRPSKSSLVAISELYEGLFDGPHATPAPAVEGPVFLGISNVTEDGHLDLSSIRHIAEDDFPKWTRRVEPRAGDLVFTYEATLNRYAIIPNGFRGCLGRRMALIRPNLARVDPRFLHYYFFTPEWREVVRKNTLAGATVDRLPLTKFPEFPVRVPSLSEQRRIARVLAAYDGLIDNSKRRIGVLERMARALYREWFVLFRYPGAQTTSRMSTRIGRVPRDWVLRSPKEIAEVQYGFPFKSALFSEDSAAGTPVVRIRDIPVGRSETYTTEPAASRYEIQNGDVLVGMDGDFHMCIWSSGRALQNQRVARFRPSGEWSALHLLLALTAPVQALNRAIIGTTVAHLGDSHIRGILLGEPPPPVLARAKEVFEPIGREIATLQQRIRNLRATRDLLLPRLMAGQLSAG; encoded by the coding sequence ATGCGCCCAAGCAAGTCGAGTCTTGTCGCAATCTCGGAACTGTACGAGGGGCTTTTCGACGGGCCGCACGCGACACCAGCTCCTGCGGTCGAGGGCCCCGTGTTTCTAGGAATCTCGAACGTCACGGAGGACGGGCACCTCGACCTCTCCTCCATTCGCCATATCGCAGAGGATGACTTCCCCAAATGGACGCGTCGAGTGGAACCACGAGCAGGCGACCTGGTTTTCACCTACGAAGCGACGCTCAATCGGTACGCGATCATTCCGAATGGGTTCAGGGGATGTCTGGGCCGGCGGATGGCGCTCATCCGTCCGAACCTGGCGCGGGTAGACCCTCGATTCCTGCACTACTACTTCTTCACGCCCGAGTGGCGAGAGGTCGTCCGAAAGAACACGCTCGCGGGTGCGACGGTAGATCGCCTGCCGCTGACAAAATTCCCGGAGTTTCCGGTACGAGTCCCCTCGCTTTCGGAGCAGCGTCGCATTGCGAGAGTCTTGGCCGCCTACGATGGCCTCATCGATAACAGCAAGCGCCGCATCGGGGTGCTCGAACGGATGGCGCGTGCGCTCTATCGCGAGTGGTTCGTGCTGTTCCGTTACCCAGGGGCGCAAACGACATCCCGGATGTCGACGCGGATTGGACGCGTTCCACGAGATTGGGTCCTTCGCTCACCAAAGGAGATTGCGGAGGTTCAGTACGGATTTCCTTTCAAGTCGGCGCTCTTCTCTGAGGACTCGGCCGCAGGAACACCCGTTGTTCGGATTCGCGACATCCCTGTCGGTCGTTCGGAAACGTATACGACCGAGCCCGCCGCCTCGAGATACGAGATTCAAAACGGCGACGTCCTTGTCGGCATGGATGGGGACTTTCACATGTGCATCTGGTCGAGCGGGCGAGCGCTTCAGAACCAGCGCGTTGCCCGCTTCCGTCCGTCGGGAGAGTGGTCCGCACTTCACCTGCTCCTTGCGCTTACCGCGCCGGTTCAGGCGCTGAACCGAGCGATCATCGGTACGACTGTTGCCCACCTTGGGGACTCCCACATCCGTGGCATTCTGCTAGGGGAGCCACCGCCGCCTGTGCTGGCGAGGGCCAAGGAAGTGTTCGAACCTATCGGGCGCGAAATCGCGACACTCCAGCAGCGGATTCGGAACCTCCGAGCGACGCGCGACCTGCTGCTACCTCGGTTGATGGCCGGACAACTCTCAGCGGGTTAG
- a CDS encoding recombinase family protein, translated as MKTAALYARFSTDKQDARSIDDQIRRCRAFAEARALAVVAVHQDAALSGASTARPGLQAVLREAKRRAFDAVIVDDLSRLSRDLGHTWNIIFSDLASVGVRVIDATTGMASDAAGARLTFGALALVNDTFLQLVKTETHRGLEGRALGGFWTGGSCYGYRTVPEPTPQDPAHPRAVPVIEADEAEVVRGIFARYAKGDTLGSILAWLSGQTAPADGATKKKAPGWSKSLLFSMLRNERYAGQFVWNRRKWTKDPTTGKRRYVERPEAEWVRVERPELAIVDRETWAQVQARHARTAQDHGERKRSTSPHMLSGLLRCGVCGGALSIVSQRKKGGVVYSQFGCSVRHSRGPGACANATTTSELGLNAAVLSALRTHLASPDIERWVAEVLAERAAESHAPDLAAEVRAAEVRAEKVADALARIGFSDTLARRLQNEEAKLRELRAQLTRAAPAPKRPAVSVRQVLAALEGLDDLAKRHPAQARAGLQSVVESVTLTPEAESGRVRATLQLKSETATLVGGRLGAESTGCGGRI; from the coding sequence ATGAAGACCGCCGCGCTTTACGCCCGCTTCTCCACCGACAAGCAGGACGCGCGCAGCATCGACGACCAAATCCGACGCTGCCGCGCCTTCGCCGAGGCCCGTGCCCTAGCCGTCGTGGCCGTGCATCAGGACGCGGCTTTGTCGGGCGCCTCGACCGCGCGGCCGGGCCTGCAAGCCGTCCTCCGCGAGGCGAAGCGGCGGGCGTTCGACGCCGTCATCGTGGACGACCTCTCGCGCCTCTCGCGCGACCTCGGGCACACCTGGAACATCATCTTCAGCGACCTCGCCTCCGTCGGCGTGCGCGTCATTGACGCGACCACGGGCATGGCGTCCGACGCCGCGGGCGCGCGTCTGACCTTCGGCGCCCTCGCGCTCGTGAACGACACGTTCCTGCAGCTCGTCAAGACCGAGACGCACCGGGGCCTGGAAGGCCGCGCGCTCGGAGGGTTCTGGACCGGCGGCTCCTGCTACGGCTACCGCACGGTCCCCGAGCCGACGCCCCAGGACCCCGCACACCCTCGCGCCGTGCCCGTCATCGAAGCCGACGAGGCCGAGGTGGTCCGCGGCATCTTCGCGCGCTACGCGAAGGGCGATACGCTCGGCTCCATCCTGGCGTGGCTCTCGGGGCAGACCGCCCCTGCGGACGGCGCGACGAAGAAGAAGGCGCCGGGCTGGTCGAAGAGCCTGCTCTTCTCGATGCTCCGCAACGAGCGCTACGCGGGCCAGTTCGTCTGGAACCGGCGCAAGTGGACGAAGGACCCGACCACCGGGAAGCGCCGCTACGTCGAGCGCCCCGAGGCCGAGTGGGTGCGCGTCGAGCGCCCCGAGCTGGCTATCGTGGACCGGGAGACCTGGGCCCAGGTCCAAGCGCGCCACGCCCGCACGGCGCAGGACCACGGCGAAAGGAAGCGCTCAACCTCGCCCCACATGCTCTCAGGCCTCCTGCGCTGCGGCGTCTGCGGCGGCGCGCTCTCCATCGTGTCCCAGCGGAAGAAGGGTGGCGTGGTCTACTCGCAGTTCGGGTGCTCCGTCCGTCACTCCCGCGGCCCGGGCGCCTGCGCGAACGCGACGACCACGAGTGAACTTGGGCTCAACGCGGCGGTGCTCTCGGCCCTGCGCACGCACCTTGCGTCGCCGGACATCGAACGCTGGGTCGCCGAGGTTCTCGCGGAGCGCGCTGCCGAGAGCCACGCCCCCGACCTCGCGGCCGAAGTCCGTGCGGCCGAGGTCCGAGCCGAGAAGGTCGCTGACGCCCTCGCGCGCATCGGCTTCTCGGACACGCTCGCGCGGAGGCTCCAGAACGAGGAGGCGAAGCTCCGCGAACTGCGCGCCCAGCTCACCCGCGCGGCGCCCGCGCCGAAGCGCCCGGCGGTCTCCGTGCGACAGGTTCTCGCGGCGCTGGAAGGCCTGGACGACCTCGCGAAGAGGCACCCCGCGCAGGCACGCGCTGGCCTTCAGTCCGTGGTCGAGTCGGTTACGCTGACGCCCGAGGCCGAGAGCGGCCGCGTGCGCGCAACCCTGCAGTTGAAAAGCGAAACGGCCACCCTGGTGGGCGGCCGTCTCGGTGCTGAATCAACTGGTTGCGGGGGCAGGATTTGA
- a CDS encoding metal ABC transporter permease: MSAFETFLSAREIWEVPLAASIVAGALLGALGVYVVLRRTVFVSAALTQVSTLGLVLTLLVEERVHIETEHATEQLAVAILFSVAGALVLGALRPRRLPAEATVGAAWVTASALVVLGVSQLVHAAHDLGGMVFGNAVAVPAGDLAVIVVVAAVCTAVHLVFAKELAFASFDPETAQALGLRVKLWDALLFLTIGLAIPVTARALGALPVFAFLTLPAAAALLLKVGFRPAFAVAAGLGVLAAGGGYVLSWAWEIPTGATMVALAALFLVPGAVLRRAGG; encoded by the coding sequence GTGAGCGCGTTCGAGACGTTCCTGTCGGCGCGCGAGATCTGGGAGGTGCCCCTCGCGGCGTCGATCGTGGCCGGCGCGCTGCTCGGCGCGCTCGGCGTGTACGTGGTGCTGCGGCGGACCGTGTTCGTGTCCGCCGCGCTCACGCAGGTGTCCACCCTCGGGCTCGTGCTCACGCTGCTCGTCGAGGAGCGGGTGCACATCGAGACCGAGCACGCCACCGAGCAGCTCGCCGTCGCGATCCTGTTCTCGGTCGCCGGCGCGCTCGTGCTCGGCGCGCTCCGGCCGCGGCGGCTGCCCGCCGAGGCGACCGTCGGCGCCGCCTGGGTCACCGCGTCCGCGCTGGTGGTCCTCGGGGTGAGCCAGCTCGTGCACGCCGCCCACGACCTCGGCGGCATGGTGTTCGGCAACGCCGTGGCCGTGCCCGCCGGCGACCTCGCCGTGATCGTGGTGGTGGCCGCCGTCTGCACCGCCGTGCACCTCGTGTTCGCGAAGGAGCTCGCGTTCGCGTCGTTCGACCCCGAGACCGCCCAGGCGCTCGGGCTGCGGGTGAAGCTGTGGGACGCCCTGCTGTTCCTGACGATCGGGCTGGCGATCCCCGTCACCGCGCGGGCGCTCGGCGCGCTGCCCGTGTTCGCGTTCCTGACCCTGCCCGCCGCGGCCGCGCTGCTGCTCAAGGTCGGGTTCCGCCCCGCGTTCGCCGTCGCCGCCGGCCTCGGCGTCCTGGCGGCGGGCGGCGGCTACGTGCTGTCGTGGGCCTGGGAGATCCCCACCGGCGCGACCATGGTGGCGCTCGCCGCGCTGTTCCTGGTGCCCGGCGCCGTGCTGCGGAGAGCGGGAGGGTGA
- a CDS encoding metal ABC transporter ATP-binding protein, whose amino-acid sequence MSPGPLVALEGATVGYGRRPILERVDLAVEAGDFLAVVGPNGGGKTTLVRSLLGALPLLAGRRTLRPGVRVGYVPQRDHVDPVWPFTAGEVVLMGRVPALGPGRRPGPADHEAVRAALALVGIEALAGSAYGELSGGQRQRTLIARALAAEPTLLVVDEPTNGMDPSAELATMDLLRDLHEGVRIAIVMVSHRLEAVANYARSLAFVDKDQALFRVGSVEQMLRPEALGALYGRPVAVRELDGRRLVYPVNGQVRR is encoded by the coding sequence GTGAGCCCAGGCCCCCTCGTCGCGCTCGAGGGCGCGACCGTCGGCTACGGCCGGCGCCCCATCCTCGAGCGCGTGGACCTCGCCGTCGAGGCCGGGGACTTCCTGGCCGTCGTCGGCCCGAACGGCGGCGGCAAGACCACCCTGGTGCGCTCGCTCCTCGGGGCGCTCCCGCTGCTCGCCGGGCGCCGAACGCTGCGACCCGGCGTGCGCGTCGGCTACGTCCCCCAGCGCGACCACGTCGATCCCGTGTGGCCGTTCACCGCGGGAGAAGTGGTGCTGATGGGCCGGGTCCCCGCGCTCGGGCCCGGGCGCCGCCCCGGCCCCGCCGATCACGAGGCGGTGCGGGCCGCGCTCGCGCTCGTCGGGATCGAGGCGCTCGCCGGGAGCGCCTACGGCGAGCTGTCCGGCGGGCAGCGCCAGCGCACGCTCATCGCGCGGGCGCTCGCCGCCGAGCCCACGCTGCTCGTGGTGGACGAGCCCACCAACGGGATGGACCCGTCCGCCGAGCTCGCCACGATGGATCTCCTCCGCGACCTGCACGAGGGCGTTCGGATCGCGATCGTGATGGTGTCGCACCGGCTCGAGGCCGTCGCGAACTACGCGCGGTCGCTCGCGTTCGTGGACAAGGACCAGGCGCTGTTCCGCGTCGGGTCCGTCGAGCAGATGCTGCGGCCCGAGGCGCTCGGGGCGCTCTACGGCCGGCCCGTGGCGGTGCGCGAGCTCGACGGGCGGCGCCTCGTGTACCCCGTGAACGGGCAGGTGCGGCGGTGA
- a CDS encoding recombinase family protein, with protein MASRPEAACYLRVSSIDGRQTVENQRADVARLAEARGFAPVFYEEQGSAKKKRPVLDRLMEDARTGRVRAVVVVALDRLDRDMRECINRIAKLDGYGCRVLSVRESWVEDAGQTRGLLVGIFGWMAEMERANLIARTKAGLARARREGKQLGRPRALLPVEVKKLRALIAGGMSQRKAAEVVGCKESTARLALKRGAA; from the coding sequence ATGGCCAGTCGCCCCGAAGCCGCCTGCTACCTGCGCGTTTCTTCCATCGACGGCCGCCAGACCGTCGAGAACCAGCGCGCGGACGTCGCGCGTCTCGCGGAGGCCAGGGGGTTCGCGCCTGTGTTCTACGAAGAGCAGGGCTCCGCGAAGAAGAAGCGCCCGGTCCTCGACCGCCTCATGGAAGATGCGCGTACGGGCCGCGTCCGCGCCGTAGTCGTGGTCGCGCTCGACCGACTCGACCGCGACATGCGCGAGTGCATCAACCGAATCGCGAAGCTCGACGGCTACGGGTGCCGCGTCCTCTCAGTGCGGGAGTCGTGGGTCGAGGACGCAGGGCAGACTCGCGGGCTCCTCGTCGGCATCTTCGGGTGGATGGCTGAGATGGAACGGGCGAACCTGATCGCCAGGACGAAGGCGGGCCTCGCGCGCGCTCGCCGCGAGGGGAAACAGCTCGGGCGTCCGCGGGCGCTTCTGCCGGTCGAGGTCAAGAAGCTCCGCGCGCTCATCGCCGGGGGCATGTCGCAGCGGAAGGCCGCCGAGGTTGTGGGGTGCAAGGAGAGCACGGCCCGGCTCGCCCTCAAGCGCGGCGCAGCGTAA